Proteins from one Oncorhynchus tshawytscha isolate Ot180627B linkage group LG16, Otsh_v2.0, whole genome shotgun sequence genomic window:
- the tagln3b gene encoding transgelin-3b, with protein MANRGPSYGLSKEVQEKIELKYNLDLEARLVDWIVAQCGGNLERPQPGRQNFQTWLMDGTILCRLINSLYPRGKEPIKKILETQMAFKQMEKISQFLQAAEVYGVITTDIFQTVDLWEGKDMAAVQRTLMALGSVALTKDDGHYRGDRDWFHRKAQGYRREFSEDQLRQGQSLIGLQMGSNRGASQSGMTGYGSHRQIM; from the exons ATGGCTAACAGGGGACCCAGTTACGGGCTGAGCAAGGAGGTGCAGGAGAAGATAGAGCTGAAGTATAATCTAGACTTGGAGGCCCGGCTGGTGGACTGGATCGTAGCTCAGTGTGGGGGGAACCTGGAGAGACCACAGCCAGGCAGACAGAACTTCCAGACATGGCTGATGGATGGAACA attCTCTGTAGACTCATCAATAGCTTGTACCCGCGTGGTAAGGAGCCCATCAAGAAGATTCTGGAGACCCAGATGGCCTTTAAGCAGATGGAGAAGATCTCCCAGTTCCTGCAGGCAGCAGAGGTCTACGGAGTCATCACCACAGACATCTTCCAGACCGTGGACCTGTGGGAAG GGAAGGATATGGCCGCAGTGCAGAGAACCCTGATGGCCCTAGGTAGTGTCGCCCTCACCAAGGACGATGGACATTACCGTGGCGACCGCGACTGGTTCCACAG GAAAGCTCAGGGTTACCGGCGGGAGTTCTCTGAGGACCAGCTTCGTCAAGGCCAGAGTCTGATTGGTCTGCAGATGGGAAGCAACCGCGGGGCCTCTCAGTCCGGCATGACAGGCTACGGATCGCACCGCCAGATCATGTAG